A portion of the Uloborus diversus isolate 005 unplaced genomic scaffold, Udiv.v.3.1 scaffold_485, whole genome shotgun sequence genome contains these proteins:
- the LOC129233510 gene encoding tectonic-like complex member MKS1 (The sequence of the model RefSeq protein was modified relative to this genomic sequence to represent the inferred CDS: added 90 bases not found in genome assembly): MENVLNRDLPVGVYRTYDEIKNLKIRFKVRKIANACFSTRDSQEMQDPNEIELVNLIKSSTALVERTISWQEKIEKSERNDLEENSKESVTISIFTYTDSDVLSQSLINERSIAHPTSSSLSHLERKLLKRKPKSRMNFHDFVTWQKPLFSYGKEIIKKQDSSNTIFLPVGQTLLVMAALFYEDGSSSEEIELCCLRYNDYGTLIVCPDFCKSKAFSFLNSRSEAFEYEFENVSHVLKESENLQEKGFFRKVELQKQKVITDAVGEIFFLPPEDNILFTINCEIVSASYFLLQNIFVHYQIILPEGCCSESPLEGTTETCRSKQIEQANVAYFGYSFSVDVVTKAPFLNRLSSLKVLVEATSVDYWGNFRNEGYGYGDIVLEPGQLKMEILTWKLEPTTLKSKLHNFFIGGVPSLEDISYVISPRETKDAQLSKYGVHTVSSGKVTFTASIIEQIKL; the protein is encoded by the exons atggaaaatgtTTTGAATAGAGATTTGCCTGTCGGAGTGTACCGAACCTATGATGAAATAAAGAACCTAAAAATTAG GTTCAAAGTCAGAAAAATTGCTAATGCATGCTTTAGTACTCGAGATTCTCAAGAAATGCAAGATCCAAATGAAATTGAACTGGTGAATTTAATCAAGTCTTCAACAGCTCTTGTGGAACGTACAATCTCATggcaagaaaaaatagaaaaaagt GAAAGAAATGATTTGGAAGAAAACAGCAAGGAGTCGGTAACAATATCTATCTTCACATATACCGATTCAGATGTTCTATCTCAATCATTAATT AATGAAAGGTCTATTGCACATCCTACTTCTTCATCGCTTAGTCATTTGGAAAGAAAGCTGctaaaaagaaaaccaaaatcAAGAATGAATTTTCATGATTTTGTTACATG GCAAAAGCCTCTATTCTCATATggtaaagaaataattaaaaagcagGACAGTTCCAATACCATATTTCTGCCTGTAGGTCAAACTCTGCTTGTCATGGCTGCTTTATTTTATGAAGATGG ctCATCTTCTGAAGAAATAGAACTATGCTGTTTACGCTATAATGATTATGGTACTTTGATTGTCTGTCCAGATTTTTGCAAGAGTAAagcattttcatttcttaatagcAGATCAG aagCATTTGAATATGAATTCGAAAACGTTTCACATGTTCTAAAAGA ATCTGAAAACTTGCAAGAAAAAGGTTTCTTTCGAAAG GTTGagcttcaaaaacaaaaagtgattACTGATGCTgttggagaaatatttttctta CCTCCTGAAGACAACATCTTATTTACTATAAATTGTGAAATAG TGTCTGCAAGCTACTtcttgcttcaaaatatttttgtgcattaTCAAATAATTCTTCCTGAAG GTTGCTGTTCAGAAAGTCCTTTGGAGGGGACCACTGAAACATGTAGAAGCAAACAAATTGAGCAA GCTAACGTTGCTTATTTTGGATACAGCTTTTCAGTGGATGTTGTAACTAAAGCGCCTTTTTTAA acaGGTTGTCCAGTTTAAAAGTACTAGTCGAAGCAACTTCTGTTGATTATTGGGGCAACTTTCGTAATGAAGGATATGGCTATGGCGATATAGTATTAGAACCag GACAACTCAAAATGGAGATTCTAACGTGGAAACTTGAACCTACAACTCTTAAGAGcaagttacataatttttttattggtgGAGTGCCGAGCTTAGAAGACATATCCTATGTAATTAGTCCAAGAGAGACAAAA